A stretch of DNA from Leucobacter luti:
CTTAGAGGCGCTCAAAGCCACGGACCCGTTCCCAATCTGTGACGGCGGAATCGTACGCCGCGATCTCTACTCGTGCGGCGTGCGTGTAGTGGTCTACGACGTCGTCCCCGAACACCTCGCGGGCGAGCGCTGAGTGCTCGAACAGGTCTGCCGCGTCTCGCAACGTTGCTGGCACACGCTCGATGTCGCTCGTGTAGGCGTTGCCCGAGAGCGGTTCACCGAGTTCGAGTTCGTGTTCGATGCCGTAGAGTCCGGAGGCGAGCATGCCGGCGATCGCGAGGTACTGATTCACGTCTCCTCCTGGGACGCGATTCTCGACTCGCATGCCGTGCCCTCGGCCGACGACGCGCAGGGCGCAGGTGCGGTTGTCGTGGCCCCAGGCCACTGCGGTCGGAGCGAAGCTGCCCTCGACGAAACGCTTGTACGAATTGATGTTGGGGGCGTAGAGCAGTGTGAACTCCCGCATTGCGGCGAGCTGGCCGGCGATGAAGTGGCGGAATACGGGGGACATGCCGTCGGCGGCATCTGCATCAGCGAACACCGGGTCGCCTGCCTCGGTGCGGAGGCTTGCATGCACATGGCAGCTGTTGCCCTCCCGCTCGTTGAACTTTGCCATGAAGGTAATGCTCTTCCCGTGGGCCGCTGCGATTTCCTTTGAGCCGCTTTTGTAGATCGAGTGATTGTCGCAGGTGGCCAGCGCATGCGCGTAGCGGAACGCGATCTCCTGCTGGCCAAAGTTGCACTCGCCCTTCACGCCCTCGCAGTACATGCCGGCATCGTCCATCGAATTGCGGATGTCGCGCAGCAGTGGCTCAAGCCGCGTTGACCCCTGGAGCGCGTAGTCGATGTTGTAATCGGAGCCGGGGGTGAGGTCTCGGTAGCCGTTCTTCCAGGCCGAACGGTAGTCGTCGTCGAAGACGAGAAACTCAAGCTCTGTGGCGGCGAGCGGGGTGAGCCCACGCTCCGCTAGGCGGTCGATCTGGCGTTTCAGAATCTCGCGCGGCGAGACAGAAATCGGGGTGTGGTCTTTCGCGGTGGTCAGATCTGCGATCACGAGGGCGGTGCCGGGGAGCCAGGGGATCCTGCGCAGCGTTGACAGATCCGGAATCATTGCCATGTCGCCGTAGCCGCTCTCCCAGCTGGTGAGCGCGTACCCATCAACCGTGTTGACGTCGACGTCGACGGTGAGGAGATAGTTGCAGCACTCCGCTCCGTGGTCCATGGTGTCCTCAAGGAACAGGCGGGCAGCGACGCGCTTGCCCACGAGCCTGCCCTGCATATCGGTAAACGCGACGATCACGGTGTCGATCTCGCGCGAGGCGACCGCCTCGTGTAGCTCGGCTGGGGTGAGGTTTCCACTCGCGGGAATCATCTGTTCTCCTTGCGGCTCATCGTTGAGTTCTGGGGCTGGTGGCATCCAGTATTGCGGTAACCACGAGTTAATGGTCTGCGCTTAGGCCATTAAAGCATGGTGTTCGGGTGAGAAAGCAAGCCGTGTCGTGAAATTCGCCCCTGCATTCGCCTCTGATGCGCGGGCTCGCGTGCCTTGTGGGTCGGGAATCTTTTTATTAAAGGTGGTTGAAAACTACCAATGGCTGGGTATAGTCAAGCGTGTCATCCCAACATCGCGCGACGGCTGCACCGCTGCAGTCTGCATCGCTCACAACGTAGTGAAAGGGGTCACGATGGCCAAAGACACACTGAAAGTCTCGGGCGTGACATACACGACCGCAGAATCCGGGTATTTCGAGAAACGTAAACTCAAGCGCGCAGCAGGCGTCTGGGGGCTGTGGGGGCTCGCAGTCGGCGCGGTCATCTCGGGAGACTTCTCCGGCTGGAACTTCGGCATCGACGCCGCGGGCTTCGGCGGCATGCTCATCGCGTTCGCCGTGCTCATTGTCATGTACTACGGCCTGATCTTCTCAATTGGCGAAATGGCTGCGGCAATGCCGCACACCGGCGGTGCGTACTCATTCGGTCGCGCAGCCATGGGGCCGTGGGGAGGGTTCGTGACCGGCCTCGCTGAGACGGTCGAGTACGTCGCCACCACTGCAGTGATCGTCTTTTTCGCCGCATCGTACGCCAACGGCATTACCACCGAGTTGCTCGGGCTCTCGCTCCCGTCCTGGGTGTGGTGGGTGATCTTGTACGCCCTGTTTATCGCACTGAACACGGCGGGCGCCGCGATCTCCTTCCGGTTCGCGATCATCGTCTCCGTGATCTCGATCGCGATTATCCTGCTGTTCTCTGCGATGGCGATCTTCAGTGGCGCCTTCAGCTGGGACGCACTGTGGAACATTCAGCCCGACACCGGGCAGAGCGTGTTCCTGCCGCACGGCGTGCTGCCCATCCTGTTCGCCATGCCGTTCGCCATGTGGTTCTTCCTCGGTATCGAAGAACTCCCGCTCGCGGCCGAAGAATCACACAACCCGGTCCGCGACATCCCGCGCGCTGGCCTCTGGGCCCGTGGCACTCTGATCGTCACCGGTCTCCTCGTGCTCTTCCTCAACACCGGCGTGCTGGGGGCTGAAGAAATGGGCACCGCTGGTGAGCCACTGCTCGACGGCTTCCGCGTCATCGTCGGTGACCAGCTGGCCGCCGTGCTCGCTCTATTCGCCATCATCGGACTGTTCGCTTCGCTGCAGGGAATCATGTTCGCGTACGGGCGGAACATGTATTCGCTCTCGCGTGCCGGGTACTACCCGAAGTTCCTCTCGCTCACTGGCAAGCGGCAAACGCCGTGGGTCGCGCTGCTCGCCGGTGCACTCATCGGTTTCGTCGCGCTCGTGATCGTTGACCTCGCCGGTGGTGCAGACGGTGTCGCGGGTGCAATCGTGCTGAACATCGCGGTCTGGGGTGCAGTGCTCGCGTACTTCATGCAGATGGTGTCGTTCCTGATCCTGCGCAAAAAGTACCCGAATGCCAAGCGGCCGTACAAGAGCCCGTGGGGCGTTTTCGGTGCCTGGTCCGCTGCCGTGATCGCGGCGCTGATCTTTGTCGGATTCCTGCTGAACGAGACGTTCCAGCCGGCGATTATCGCGATCGTGGTGGTCTACGTGATCGCGCTAGCCGTGTTCGGCCTGTACGGGCGCCACCATCTCGTCCTCTCGCCGGAGGAGGAGTACGCGGTGTCGGGCGGTTTGCACGGAGACCCGCAGAGCGAAGGCTACGGTGGCGACGTTGAAGAAGAGCTCCTCGCTCTCGACGGCAAGGACACCGAGCCGAAGTAACGGGCTCGGGATGATCCCGGGGTCCGAGATGGCTGCTTCGCGTGCACCGAAGCAGCCATCTGCGATCCTCGCGAGCGGGGTGAGAGACCCGATCGTGCCCTGCGCGGACGAGCGCGGCCACTGAGGCCGAGATGTGCGGGAGAAGCTTCATCGCCCGAGCACAGAGTGCTAGGGTGGGCACTACTCATGAATATCGGCCATTAAGTTGTGGCGGGAGAGTCTGGGAACCGCGTGCGGGGTCCCAGCGCCGTAGGAGCAATTCCTCCCCGGGAATCTCTCAGGCCCCCGTACCGTCGCAGCGTGGCAACTCTGGAAAGCAGCTGGTCCACCCGGCTCACCGACGGTGCAAGGGCGCCCCGATTCATCTCGGCGCGTCTGAATCTCTCAGGTTCCGTAACAGAGCGGGGAGGATCCCATTTCGGGCGCTTCGGCGACCGCTCACCAACGGAGATC
This window harbors:
- a CDS encoding amino acid permease, with product MAKDTLKVSGVTYTTAESGYFEKRKLKRAAGVWGLWGLAVGAVISGDFSGWNFGIDAAGFGGMLIAFAVLIVMYYGLIFSIGEMAAAMPHTGGAYSFGRAAMGPWGGFVTGLAETVEYVATTAVIVFFAASYANGITTELLGLSLPSWVWWVILYALFIALNTAGAAISFRFAIIVSVISIAIILLFSAMAIFSGAFSWDALWNIQPDTGQSVFLPHGVLPILFAMPFAMWFFLGIEELPLAAEESHNPVRDIPRAGLWARGTLIVTGLLVLFLNTGVLGAEEMGTAGEPLLDGFRVIVGDQLAAVLALFAIIGLFASLQGIMFAYGRNMYSLSRAGYYPKFLSLTGKRQTPWVALLAGALIGFVALVIVDLAGGADGVAGAIVLNIAVWGAVLAYFMQMVSFLILRKKYPNAKRPYKSPWGVFGAWSAAVIAALIFVGFLLNETFQPAIIAIVVVYVIALAVFGLYGRHHLVLSPEEEYAVSGGLHGDPQSEGYGGDVEEELLALDGKDTEPK
- a CDS encoding glutamine synthetase family protein, whose product is MIPASGNLTPAELHEAVASREIDTVIVAFTDMQGRLVGKRVAARLFLEDTMDHGAECCNYLLTVDVDVNTVDGYALTSWESGYGDMAMIPDLSTLRRIPWLPGTALVIADLTTAKDHTPISVSPREILKRQIDRLAERGLTPLAATELEFLVFDDDYRSAWKNGYRDLTPGSDYNIDYALQGSTRLEPLLRDIRNSMDDAGMYCEGVKGECNFGQQEIAFRYAHALATCDNHSIYKSGSKEIAAAHGKSITFMAKFNEREGNSCHVHASLRTEAGDPVFADADAADGMSPVFRHFIAGQLAAMREFTLLYAPNINSYKRFVEGSFAPTAVAWGHDNRTCALRVVGRGHGMRVENRVPGGDVNQYLAIAGMLASGLYGIEHELELGEPLSGNAYTSDIERVPATLRDAADLFEHSALAREVFGDDVVDHYTHAARVEIAAYDSAVTDWERVRGFERL